A portion of the Candidatus Paceibacterota bacterium genome contains these proteins:
- the gcvT gene encoding glycine cleavage system aminomethyltransferase GcvT yields MKHSPLHAQHLARNAKMADFGGWLMPIDYPDTGTLAEHTAVRERVGLFDVSHLGKASVKGQDALDFLNAAFTNDLNRIADGEAQYTMMCNAAGGVIDDLIVYRNSPDDFFLVPNASNTSDVVGGLKAFSHPGMEIRNLHEEYGVLAVQGPNSIDVLRALGVNPDIDYMSFSRTSIAGAPVILCRTGYTGEHGYEILPTWNEAEKVWVEIVDAMKPFDGVVCGLGARDTLRTEMGYPLHGHELSLDITPVQASANWAVGWNKTLFTGSDILRKEKEDGPARRLVGLKCLGRGIPRAHMEVKNSAGEKIGEVTSGTFSPTLKNGIALALIAPGHSLGDRLSIDVRGKDCEVEIVKVPFVPSHVR; encoded by the coding sequence ATGAAACATTCACCCTTGCACGCCCAGCATCTCGCCCGAAACGCCAAGATGGCCGACTTTGGCGGTTGGCTTATGCCAATCGATTATCCAGATACCGGTACTTTGGCCGAGCACACCGCGGTTCGTGAGCGAGTGGGGCTTTTCGATGTGTCCCATCTCGGCAAGGCGTCAGTGAAGGGGCAAGATGCACTGGATTTTCTTAACGCGGCTTTTACCAATGACCTCAATCGGATTGCTGATGGAGAAGCGCAATACACAATGATGTGCAATGCGGCAGGAGGCGTAATAGATGACCTTATTGTTTATAGAAATAGTCCAGATGATTTTTTTCTGGTTCCTAACGCTTCCAATACATCTGATGTAGTCGGAGGCCTTAAGGCGTTCTCTCACCCTGGGATGGAAATAAGAAATTTGCACGAAGAATATGGCGTCTTGGCAGTGCAAGGCCCGAATTCAATTGACGTTCTCCGTGCGCTTGGCGTAAACCCTGATATCGACTACATGAGTTTTTCTCGCACATCCATTGCTGGGGCACCTGTCATTCTCTGCCGTACGGGTTATACGGGCGAACATGGATACGAGATTTTACCAACGTGGAATGAGGCAGAGAAAGTCTGGGTAGAAATTGTCGATGCAATGAAGCCATTTGATGGTGTTGTCTGTGGTCTCGGAGCTCGGGATACATTGCGGACGGAAATGGGTTATCCACTCCATGGTCACGAACTCTCGTTAGATATAACTCCCGTTCAAGCAAGTGCCAATTGGGCTGTCGGTTGGAATAAAACTCTCTTCACTGGATCTGACATTCTTCGCAAAGAAAAAGAGGATGGTCCTGCTCGTAGGCTCGTTGGGCTGAAATGCCTTGGCCGGGGAATCCCGCGTGCGCATATGGAAGTGAAGAACTCTGCTGGCGAAAAGATTGGCGAAGTGACGAGTGGAACTTTCTCCCCGACTCTTAAGAATGGCATTGCTTTAGCACTTATTGCACCTGGTCATTCTCTTGGCGATCGCCTCAGCATCGATGTACGCGGCAAAGACTGCGAAGTCGAAATCGTCAAAGTGCCTTTTGTTCCTTCGCACGTGCGATAG
- a CDS encoding ECF transporter S component, whose translation MSTTANIYTFRFRSVLALSVASLVSLYGFLWPFLLDAQSSWHHINNQIFFFAAVPLALALLITEISNQRLDAKSVALLGVLAALTAALRPMGAGAAGIEPMWFILILGARVFGASFGFVLGILSMFVSAILTGGFGPWLAYQMFAAGWIGLAAGALPNRFGKQLIRGRSEVLLLVAFGAVAAFTFGLLMDLQFWPWALGAQTQISYSPTASVGTNFHHFIIYHFASAMAWDVPRAILTSMLMLLTAPAVLFALRRTQRKAAFVTPIEFQSAKEFAIARAKEQKAL comes from the coding sequence ATGAGCACCACAGCGAATATCTACACGTTTAGATTTAGATCAGTTCTCGCACTTTCTGTAGCTTCGTTAGTGAGTCTTTATGGATTCCTCTGGCCATTCCTTCTTGATGCTCAATCCAGTTGGCATCACATCAATAATCAAATCTTCTTCTTCGCGGCGGTACCGCTTGCACTTGCTCTGCTGATTACCGAGATTAGCAACCAACGATTGGACGCCAAATCGGTGGCTCTACTTGGCGTGTTGGCAGCGCTCACTGCTGCTCTGCGACCGATGGGTGCCGGGGCTGCCGGAATCGAACCTATGTGGTTTATTTTGATCCTAGGTGCGCGGGTCTTTGGCGCCTCATTTGGATTTGTTCTGGGAATTCTCTCAATGTTCGTCTCGGCGATTCTCACGGGCGGTTTCGGTCCATGGCTCGCCTATCAAATGTTTGCGGCGGGTTGGATTGGATTGGCAGCAGGAGCACTCCCCAATCGATTCGGAAAACAATTGATCCGAGGACGAAGTGAAGTGCTTCTTTTGGTTGCATTTGGAGCAGTTGCAGCATTCACATTTGGCCTGCTTATGGACCTTCAGTTCTGGCCGTGGGCCTTAGGTGCTCAGACTCAGATTTCCTATTCTCCCACTGCAAGCGTTGGAACAAATTTCCACCATTTCATCATTTATCACTTCGCATCCGCGATGGCATGGGATGTTCCAAGAGCCATTCTCACCAGCATGCTTATGCTTTTGACCGCGCCAGCTGTCCTCTTTGCACTACGAAGAACGCAACGCAAGGCCGCTTTTGTTACCCCGATCGAATTCCAAAGTGCGAAAGAATTCGCTATCGCACGTGCGAAGGAACAAAAGGCACTTTGA
- a CDS encoding sulfurtransferase TusA family protein, with protein MKVVDCLGTRCPLPIIHTAKALKSLKEGESLVLLADDPATKPDLHAWARMTGNTVEEIGPTQFKVTKGH; from the coding sequence ATGAAAGTAGTTGATTGCCTCGGAACCCGGTGCCCACTTCCCATTATTCACACTGCCAAAGCCCTAAAAAGCCTCAAGGAAGGCGAGTCTTTGGTTTTACTGGCCGATGACCCAGCAACGAAGCCAGATCTTCACGCGTGGGCGCGGATGACTGGCAATACGGTTGAAGAGATTGGACCAACGCAATTCAAAGTGACAAAAGGGCACTAA
- a CDS encoding DUF3043 domain-containing protein: MNSESTQNTPESKGRPTPKRKDAQAKRVVNSMAPATNKAERAQQKELVRQQRAATRAAYMRGEENALPARDRGPVRRYVRDLVDSRRSVGEYFLPLLVLVLLISRIAQLQAVAVILMYFIMFSALADWFVLSRRIKREVGAKFPDAPTRGLGMYAWSRSTQLRRLRAPKTQVTPASLGKKKK, translated from the coding sequence ATGAATTCAGAATCGACACAGAACACACCTGAGAGCAAGGGTCGTCCGACACCTAAGCGAAAAGACGCTCAAGCCAAACGCGTGGTTAACTCAATGGCACCCGCGACAAATAAAGCAGAACGAGCGCAACAAAAGGAACTAGTACGCCAGCAGCGAGCGGCAACCCGCGCCGCGTATATGCGTGGAGAAGAGAATGCTCTGCCTGCGCGAGACCGCGGTCCCGTTCGCCGATACGTTCGCGATCTCGTGGATTCGCGCCGCTCTGTTGGAGAGTACTTTCTTCCACTTCTTGTGCTTGTCCTACTCATTTCGAGAATTGCACAACTTCAAGCCGTGGCAGTCATCCTCATGTACTTCATCATGTTCAGCGCGCTCGCGGATTGGTTCGTTTTGAGTCGTCGTATAAAACGCGAAGTTGGCGCTAAATTTCCAGATGCTCCGACCAGAGGTTTGGGAATGTATGCATGGTCGCGCTCAACCCAGTTGCGTCGACTCCGTGCGCCAAAGACTCAAGTCACTCCTGCTTCTCTAGGGAAAAAGAAGAAATAA
- a CDS encoding carbohydrate kinase family protein yields the protein MKIGVAGSVGRDHLMTFPGKFTDSLVAGSLESVSLSFLVDGLDIRRGGCAANIAFGMGVLGLNPILIAAVGTDFEDYEAWLTRHGVDTSHVLVSETLLTALYMVTTDTELNQIASFFPGAMSEARNIELAPIMDKTGKLDLLVISPDDPEAMLRHSEIAKREGIRIAADPSQQMARMSGEEIKKLIDGAAYLFLNEYELALASQKTGWSDGEILDRVEVRVVTLGSKGAKVEEKGQETITVGIAQEKSKLDPTGVGDSFRAGFIAGLAWGLSHERCAQLGSMLATYVIETKGTQEYRFTREEFLERFEKAFGAEATADVSEHLVHFGFDS from the coding sequence ATGAAAATCGGTGTTGCTGGTTCGGTGGGCCGAGATCATTTGATGACCTTTCCCGGCAAATTTACGGATTCCCTGGTTGCCGGTTCGCTTGAGAGTGTTTCCCTATCCTTTCTAGTAGATGGACTTGATATTCGGCGCGGGGGATGCGCGGCAAATATTGCCTTCGGAATGGGAGTTCTCGGACTTAATCCAATCCTTATAGCCGCGGTTGGCACGGATTTTGAAGACTACGAAGCATGGTTGACACGTCATGGCGTGGACACTTCGCACGTGTTGGTTTCTGAGACTCTTCTCACCGCGCTGTACATGGTGACAACTGATACTGAGCTCAATCAAATTGCCTCATTCTTTCCGGGTGCGATGAGCGAAGCACGAAATATCGAGTTGGCGCCCATAATGGATAAGACCGGGAAACTCGACCTTCTGGTGATTTCACCTGATGACCCCGAAGCCATGTTGCGTCATTCCGAAATTGCCAAGCGCGAAGGCATTCGGATCGCGGCGGACCCTTCTCAGCAAATGGCTCGAATGAGCGGGGAAGAAATCAAGAAGTTAATTGACGGGGCGGCCTATTTATTCCTTAATGAGTACGAGTTAGCCCTGGCTAGTCAGAAGACAGGTTGGAGTGATGGAGAGATTCTCGATCGGGTTGAGGTCCGAGTAGTCACGCTCGGCTCTAAAGGCGCGAAAGTCGAGGAAAAGGGTCAGGAAACCATCACCGTGGGGATTGCCCAGGAGAAGTCCAAGTTGGATCCCACCGGGGTCGGTGATTCCTTTCGAGCTGGGTTTATTGCCGGGCTCGCATGGGGACTGAGTCACGAGCGTTGTGCCCAACTTGGCTCAATGCTGGCAACCTATGTCATCGAAACTAAAGGTACGCAGGAGTATCGCTTTACGAGGGAAGAGTTCTTGGAGAGATTTGAAAAGGCTTTCGGTGCAGAAGCTACTGCAGATGTAAGCGAACACCTCGTCCACTTTGGATTCGATTCTTAA
- a CDS encoding aldo/keto reductase family protein: MEYRRLGSSGLYVSEISYGNWITHGSQVEQQSAIACVKEALNVGITTFDTADVYADTRAETVLGKALKGVRRESYELFTKVYGKTGPGKNDQGLSRKHILESCHASLKRLGTDHIDLYQAHRFDYETPLEETLKAFDDLIRQGKVNYIGVSEWKASEIEAAIEIQNAYGYDRFVSNQPQYSMLWRVIEAEVIPTSVKAGIGQIVWSPIAQGVLSGKYKAGKKVPAGSRATDKKSGAEMVSRWMRDDVLSAVQNLRPIAEEAGLTMAQLAVAWVLQNKNVSSAIIGATKPSQIKENVKASGVKLSAKSMKAIDKALGKLPEKDPALTESPKTRG; the protein is encoded by the coding sequence ATGGAGTATCGCCGTTTAGGAAGTTCTGGATTGTATGTATCTGAAATTTCTTACGGGAATTGGATCACTCACGGTTCGCAAGTAGAACAGCAAAGTGCCATCGCTTGCGTAAAAGAGGCGCTTAATGTGGGTATTACGACTTTTGATACAGCCGATGTTTATGCAGATACGCGAGCGGAAACCGTCCTAGGTAAGGCTCTAAAGGGTGTGCGCAGAGAGTCGTATGAGTTGTTTACAAAAGTCTACGGAAAGACGGGACCGGGCAAGAATGATCAGGGACTGTCTCGTAAACACATTTTGGAGTCATGTCACGCTTCTTTGAAGCGACTCGGGACCGATCACATAGATCTGTATCAAGCTCATCGTTTCGACTATGAGACCCCACTAGAAGAAACCCTCAAAGCTTTTGACGATTTGATTCGTCAGGGCAAAGTTAATTACATAGGAGTTTCGGAATGGAAAGCCAGCGAAATCGAAGCCGCTATCGAAATTCAGAATGCTTATGGGTACGACCGTTTCGTATCCAACCAACCTCAATACTCCATGCTCTGGCGGGTAATCGAAGCGGAAGTAATTCCGACATCGGTTAAGGCTGGAATTGGTCAGATTGTTTGGTCTCCGATCGCGCAGGGCGTGTTGTCTGGTAAGTACAAAGCAGGCAAAAAGGTTCCGGCTGGATCGCGCGCAACAGATAAGAAGAGTGGCGCCGAAATGGTTTCTCGTTGGATGAGAGACGATGTGCTTAGCGCTGTTCAGAACCTTCGCCCGATCGCCGAAGAAGCTGGATTGACTATGGCTCAGTTGGCTGTTGCTTGGGTCCTTCAGAACAAGAATGTCTCATCGGCGATAATCGGGGCGACGAAGCCTTCGCAGATTAAAGAGAATGTCAAAGCTTCGGGTGTAAAACTCTCGGCAAAATCAATGAAGGCAATTGACAAAGCTTTGGGGAAGTTGCCAGAAAAAGATCCAGCGCTAACGGAAAGTCCAAAGACTAGAGGTTAG
- a CDS encoding aminotransferase class V-fold PLP-dependent enzyme, translating to MADFTRNFLSESPLSPLVADALTDALNQGWHDPHKLSQHSARARILLNSALDSLAAGLNVRPSEIEILGEPGLAPYLAIVGLLHPTDTLLFSSVDRKEVITIARDHGQAQELQVDPAGHILPDSLPQDAQLVWAIQGANAETGVVQDLETLITHAPKARIACDFTVSGTRVPLPARWDTAIFDARSWQGPQGVSLLLIHEGANWRNPLPHLNHLRTPQSYSLPLLIASAVALEEWSGNEEREKARLRKLSAELRAQIRASIEDCDIAGDLESSLPNITSFSFLYVQGEELLRRLEVAGFSVDSGSACTADDLQPSHVLAAMGLLTHGNIRITLHHGATQEEISALVTAIREAVRDLRGS from the coding sequence GTGGCTGACTTCACCAGGAATTTTCTCTCAGAATCCCCTCTCTCTCCTCTGGTCGCCGATGCCCTTACGGATGCCCTGAACCAGGGCTGGCATGATCCCCACAAGCTCTCCCAACACTCGGCGCGAGCGCGAATCCTGCTCAATTCGGCCCTGGACTCCCTGGCGGCAGGACTGAATGTACGACCTTCTGAGATTGAGATCCTGGGAGAACCAGGGCTAGCCCCCTACCTCGCCATTGTCGGCCTGCTACACCCCACAGACACGCTCCTCTTCTCCAGCGTGGATCGGAAGGAGGTCATCACCATTGCTCGAGACCATGGGCAAGCCCAAGAATTGCAGGTTGATCCGGCTGGCCACATTCTCCCCGATTCCCTCCCTCAGGATGCGCAACTCGTGTGGGCCATACAGGGTGCCAACGCCGAAACCGGAGTCGTGCAGGATCTCGAAACCCTCATCACCCATGCACCTAAAGCCAGAATTGCCTGCGATTTCACGGTATCGGGCACCCGGGTGCCCCTTCCAGCGCGATGGGACACTGCCATTTTTGATGCAAGGTCCTGGCAGGGGCCGCAAGGCGTATCGCTCTTACTTATTCACGAAGGAGCCAACTGGCGCAACCCTTTGCCCCATTTAAACCACCTTCGAACACCACAGTCATATTCCTTGCCTCTGCTCATCGCCAGCGCGGTTGCCCTTGAGGAGTGGTCCGGCAATGAAGAAAGGGAGAAGGCGCGACTTCGCAAACTTAGCGCAGAATTAAGAGCGCAAATTCGCGCCTCGATTGAAGATTGCGACATCGCTGGAGATCTTGAATCATCGTTACCCAACATCACTTCATTCTCATTTCTGTACGTGCAGGGTGAAGAGTTGCTACGCCGACTCGAGGTAGCTGGCTTCTCAGTAGATTCTGGTTCTGCTTGCACTGCCGATGATCTGCAGCCGAGCCACGTACTTGCCGCCATGGGACTTCTCACTCACGGAAATATTCGCATCACTCTTCACCATGGCGCCACGCAGGAGGAGATTTCGGCTCTTGTCACCGCGATTCGTGAAGCGGTCAGAGATTTACGTGGATCATGA
- a CDS encoding energy-coupling factor transporter transmembrane component T has protein sequence MDRSLHPLAWWIWAGALAISAARQSSVLMSIAMVGVVAIIVLFKSEDAPWAHSFKWALKLGLWIFAIRTLTGILIGVPIPGQTLFSIPVLPLPSWMAGIRIGGNVTLERLSLTAHEGVMLATIVALLGAAASLSSPHRLLRSLPIMIYEFGVAVVIATSLVPQLVTSTTRIREAQRLRGQDIHGLKSWKRVALPLLEDSLSRSLDLAAAMDARGYGFSKRRSRYRPNSWHFRETLICLSAIAAVAWPSLALPASITALVLAPNLKIRQELGVQQ, from the coding sequence ATGGATCGTTCATTACACCCACTTGCATGGTGGATATGGGCTGGCGCCCTCGCTATTAGTGCGGCGCGTCAAAGTTCCGTTCTCATGTCCATCGCAATGGTGGGTGTAGTGGCGATCATTGTTCTCTTCAAATCGGAGGATGCCCCTTGGGCGCACAGCTTCAAATGGGCGCTCAAACTAGGGCTTTGGATCTTCGCAATTCGCACTCTCACTGGGATTCTCATTGGAGTCCCCATACCTGGACAAACGCTATTTTCGATCCCAGTCCTCCCCCTTCCTTCTTGGATGGCAGGGATTCGCATCGGAGGCAATGTCACACTCGAACGTTTATCCCTTACCGCTCATGAGGGAGTGATGTTGGCAACAATCGTGGCGTTGCTTGGTGCAGCCGCGTCGCTTTCAAGCCCGCACAGGTTACTTCGATCCTTGCCTATCATGATTTATGAATTTGGGGTTGCTGTCGTGATTGCCACTTCGTTGGTTCCGCAGCTTGTCACAAGCACGACGAGAATTCGAGAAGCACAACGATTGCGTGGCCAAGATATCCACGGCTTGAAGAGTTGGAAACGAGTCGCTCTTCCACTCCTTGAAGATTCTCTTTCGCGATCTCTCGACCTAGCGGCGGCAATGGATGCGCGCGGGTACGGTTTCAGTAAAAGGCGATCTCGCTATCGACCAAACTCATGGCATTTTAGAGAGACTCTCATCTGTTTGAGCGCAATTGCGGCGGTTGCTTGGCCCTCACTTGCATTGCCTGCATCGATTACAGCACTCGTGCTTGCACCTAATTTGAAGATAAGGCAAGAACTGGGTGTCCAACAATGA
- a CDS encoding SCO2322 family protein, which produces MKSKSSRSFIFLILSTFVLSALSPSAQAADKGYRYWGYFQAAPGATAWSEAMTGPTTVVADGSVEGWVFTFSGDGVPQASQPMFAPNFKRLCGRAKFKSATQKRVGVVVDFGRVVLRPKGESIPHFVSKCVVIEKSALGSDILAKVVKIRFAASGFICAFNDYPAKECGAEIPTPRLLLIKKK; this is translated from the coding sequence TTGAAAAGTAAAAGTTCACGTTCATTCATATTCCTAATTCTTTCTACATTCGTTCTATCTGCTCTATCGCCTTCGGCTCAAGCCGCCGACAAGGGTTACCGCTACTGGGGGTATTTCCAAGCAGCACCTGGAGCAACTGCTTGGAGTGAAGCAATGACAGGTCCAACCACCGTTGTTGCAGATGGTTCAGTTGAAGGATGGGTTTTCACATTCAGTGGTGACGGCGTCCCGCAGGCTTCACAACCAATGTTTGCTCCAAATTTCAAACGATTGTGCGGAAGAGCAAAGTTTAAGTCCGCCACTCAGAAACGAGTTGGCGTAGTAGTCGATTTCGGACGAGTCGTCTTGCGCCCAAAGGGTGAGTCGATTCCCCACTTTGTCTCTAAATGCGTCGTGATTGAGAAATCGGCACTCGGTTCGGACATACTGGCGAAAGTTGTGAAAATACGTTTCGCTGCTTCCGGATTTATTTGTGCCTTCAATGATTATCCCGCAAAAGAATGCGGAGCCGAAATTCCCACTCCTCGATTGCTGCTCATAAAGAAGAAGTAA
- a CDS encoding iron-sulfur cluster assembly accessory protein, producing the protein MNMSTETTTPITTSTIQLTDIAAGKVAALLAQEGRDDLALRVAVQPGGCSGLRYQLYFDDRDMEGDSTHVFGTVKVIVDKMSDPYLAGATIDFVDTIEKQGFTIDNPNAGGSCACGDSFH; encoded by the coding sequence ATGAATATGAGCACTGAGACAACCACTCCGATAACAACCAGCACGATCCAGTTGACTGATATTGCCGCTGGCAAGGTGGCAGCTCTATTGGCGCAAGAGGGTCGCGATGATTTAGCTCTTCGGGTCGCGGTTCAACCCGGCGGTTGTTCAGGGCTGCGCTACCAGCTCTATTTTGACGATCGCGACATGGAAGGTGATTCCACTCATGTTTTTGGCACAGTGAAGGTTATCGTTGACAAAATGAGCGATCCTTACTTAGCCGGCGCAACGATTGATTTTGTCGACACCATCGAAAAGCAGGGGTTCACGATAGATAACCCCAACGCCGGTGGTTCCTGTGCCTGCGGAGATTCATTCCATTAA
- the nadA gene encoding quinolinate synthase NadA, whose translation MALLDLLNFGREADLSSERGVSCTGELPAASDPSLVARARAARATLGSRALVLGHHYQRDEVIEFADITGDSFKLAQAAAAQSSAEYIIFCGVHFMAESADILTSPAQKVILPDLAAGCSMADMATANQVDDCWKVLEDLGVAGSTIPVTYMNSSAAIKSFTGKNGGTVCTSSNAKRAMTWALEQGEKVLFLPDQHLGRNTAVLSLGLSLEDCVLWNPWKPMGGLTAEEIKNAKIILWRGHCSVHGRFSLETVNEVREKIPGIQILVHPECQYDVVSHADVVGSTEMIIRAIEAAPAGSQWAIGTELNLVSRLAKNHPDKSIMFLDKTVCYCSTMNRIDLPHLVWVMESLVSGHLVNQIQVSEEVAKFSKIALERMLALP comes from the coding sequence GTGGCTCTACTAGACCTCTTAAACTTTGGCCGTGAAGCAGACTTAAGCAGCGAGCGAGGCGTCTCCTGTACGGGCGAACTCCCTGCGGCTAGCGATCCAAGTCTCGTCGCCCGCGCGCGCGCGGCGCGGGCAACCCTTGGATCGCGTGCGCTGGTCCTCGGGCACCACTACCAGCGAGATGAAGTTATTGAGTTCGCGGACATCACGGGGGATTCGTTCAAGTTAGCGCAAGCCGCAGCCGCACAATCCAGCGCGGAATACATCATCTTCTGCGGAGTGCATTTCATGGCCGAGAGCGCGGATATTCTTACCTCTCCCGCTCAGAAAGTTATTCTCCCCGATTTGGCTGCGGGATGCTCCATGGCAGACATGGCCACGGCGAACCAAGTCGATGATTGCTGGAAAGTTCTAGAAGATCTGGGAGTCGCAGGTTCGACAATTCCTGTGACATACATGAATTCGTCGGCTGCAATCAAAAGTTTCACGGGCAAAAATGGTGGCACCGTTTGCACCTCGTCCAATGCAAAACGGGCAATGACCTGGGCCTTAGAACAAGGCGAGAAAGTACTTTTCCTGCCCGATCAACATTTAGGACGCAACACCGCAGTTCTCAGCCTGGGGCTCTCGTTGGAAGACTGTGTCCTTTGGAATCCCTGGAAACCCATGGGAGGACTCACAGCGGAGGAGATCAAAAACGCAAAAATAATTCTCTGGCGGGGACACTGTTCGGTTCATGGTCGCTTCTCATTGGAAACAGTCAATGAAGTAAGGGAGAAAATTCCTGGCATTCAGATTCTCGTACATCCCGAGTGCCAGTATGACGTCGTGTCTCATGCCGATGTTGTTGGTTCGACTGAAATGATCATCCGCGCCATTGAAGCGGCTCCAGCGGGATCACAGTGGGCTATCGGTACCGAACTCAATCTGGTCTCTCGACTTGCTAAAAATCACCCTGACAAATCCATCATGTTCTTGGATAAGACAGTCTGCTATTGCTCGACCATGAATCGCATTGATCTCCCCCACCTTGTCTGGGTCATGGAGTCTCTCGTCAGTGGCCACCTCGTAAATCAGATTCAAGTAAGTGAGGAAGTTGCGAAGTTCTCCAAAATTGCCTTAGAACGAATGTTGGCGCTCCCCTAG
- a CDS encoding ATP-binding cassette domain-containing protein produces the protein MISFTNVSLIYPTSTKTIFEDLSFTISEGELVLVMGATGSGKSSLLRLINGLIPHHTGGILAGDISVNGISTREVKPGGLAHLIGIVGQNPINGFVTDKVEEELAFGMEALNLPPDIMRKRVEEVLDLLSLAHLRNRSIATLSGGEQQRVAIGSALVMHPKVLVLDEPTSALDPIAAEEVLSILHRLVQDLGLTVVISEHKLERVIQFADRILYIKGGGQAEIGSPETILQTSEIAPPIVHLARALDLPAISLTVRDMRRSTEALRRDISIPNTQSDQMPHSEVISIRGISLSYANTKALDNISLSIGGGEIITIMGRNGAGKSTLLKSIAGILKPTQGQISVLGNVPSSLHGKERRMCIGFIPQEPSDLLYGQSVLGECATADRDNEIDKGSTFELLKSLVPGISPNTHPRDLSEGQRLALALSVVLSSNPKILILDEPTRGLDYSAKNSLVATLNATASRGCAVILATHDVELVAEVATRVVFIADGEIVADGRTVDVLLSSPAFAPQVAKIMSPAPWLTVKNVVDVLELSKPNE, from the coding sequence ATGATCTCCTTTACAAATGTCTCTCTTATATACCCAACGTCAACAAAAACAATTTTTGAAGATCTCAGTTTCACCATTAGTGAAGGTGAACTTGTGCTTGTTATGGGAGCGACAGGTTCTGGAAAATCATCCCTATTGCGCCTTATCAATGGGCTCATCCCCCACCACACAGGTGGAATTCTCGCGGGCGATATAAGTGTCAACGGTATTTCGACTAGAGAAGTAAAACCCGGCGGACTCGCGCATCTCATTGGAATCGTGGGACAAAATCCAATCAATGGATTTGTAACCGACAAAGTTGAGGAAGAACTTGCTTTTGGAATGGAAGCACTCAATTTGCCTCCCGACATCATGCGGAAAAGAGTGGAAGAAGTACTCGACCTTCTCAGTTTGGCTCACCTAAGAAATCGCTCTATTGCAACCCTCAGCGGAGGTGAGCAGCAAAGAGTTGCAATTGGAAGTGCTCTAGTCATGCACCCCAAGGTTTTGGTTCTTGACGAACCTACAAGCGCGCTTGATCCGATCGCTGCCGAAGAAGTGCTCTCAATTCTTCACCGGCTGGTTCAGGACCTCGGACTGACGGTGGTGATATCAGAGCATAAATTGGAGCGAGTCATCCAATTCGCAGACAGAATTCTCTACATAAAAGGTGGTGGCCAAGCGGAAATCGGAAGTCCTGAAACGATTCTACAAACTTCCGAAATTGCTCCACCAATTGTCCACCTTGCTCGTGCACTTGATCTACCCGCGATATCACTCACGGTACGTGACATGCGGCGATCGACAGAAGCATTGCGAAGAGATATTTCGATACCGAATACTCAATCTGATCAAATGCCTCACTCTGAAGTGATAAGTATCAGAGGGATTTCACTTTCGTATGCAAACACGAAGGCACTCGACAATATCTCGCTCTCAATCGGAGGGGGAGAGATCATCACAATCATGGGTCGAAACGGCGCCGGAAAGAGCACTCTCCTCAAAAGCATTGCTGGAATTCTTAAACCTACTCAAGGTCAGATATCCGTCCTCGGAAATGTTCCCTCTTCACTTCATGGCAAAGAACGGCGAATGTGTATCGGTTTCATTCCACAAGAGCCGAGTGACCTCCTATACGGCCAAAGTGTCCTAGGAGAGTGCGCAACGGCAGATCGAGATAACGAGATCGATAAGGGATCGACTTTTGAATTACTGAAGAGCCTAGTCCCAGGCATTTCCCCTAATACGCACCCACGAGATCTTTCAGAAGGACAGCGTCTGGCCCTCGCCTTGAGTGTTGTTCTCTCCTCAAATCCAAAAATTCTCATTCTCGATGAGCCGACGCGTGGGCTGGATTACAGTGCGAAGAATTCCCTTGTAGCAACGCTCAATGCCACCGCCTCTCGTGGATGCGCTGTCATTCTGGCAACTCACGACGTCGAACTCGTGGCAGAAGTAGCGACGAGAGTGGTCTTCATTGCAGATGGTGAAATTGTCGCGGACGGTCGCACAGTTGACGTTCTACTCTCGTCGCCGGCTTTTGCACCCCAAGTTGCCAAAATTATGTCGCCAGCGCCCTGGCTTACTGTAAAAAATGTTGTTGATGTTCTTGAGCTCTCGAAGCCCAACGAATGA